AGCGCATCGAGCGCGCGCGCCTGACAAAGTTCATGCGGAAGCACGGGCTCGCCTCGCTGGACGCGCTCCAGCGACGGAGCGTGGATGACCCCGAGTGGTACTGGGACGCGGTCTCCAAGGACTTGGGTTTTCGCTGGATGAAGCCCTACACACGCGTCCTCGATGTCTCACGCGGCATCGCCTGGCCGCGCTGGTTCGAGGGCGGCCTCATGAATCTCTCCGACAACTGCGTGGACCGCCA
The Candidatus Methylomirabilota bacterium DNA segment above includes these coding regions:
- a CDS encoding acetyl-coenzyme A synthetase N-terminal domain-containing protein; this encodes MSDSEIIWRPTPERIERARLTKFMRKHGLASLDALQRRSVDDPEWYWDAVSKDLGFRWMKPYTRVLDVSRGIAWPRWFEGGLMNLSDNCVDR